The following proteins come from a genomic window of Limnohabitans sp. 103DPR2:
- a CDS encoding threo-3-hydroxy-L-aspartate ammonia-lyase, whose protein sequence is MPQALPTFDDVIAAAARLEGIAHKTPVLQSSTLNEQLQAKVFIKCENFQRMGAFKFRGGFNALAKLNEVQRKAGVVAYSSGNHAQAVALSARILNIPATIFMPHDASPAKLAATQGYGATVIGYDRYSEDASAKAMQLAQEKGLTFIPPFDHADVLAGQGTAALELFDEVGELDALFVCLGGGGLLSGSALATRARSPLCKIYGVEPEAGNDTQQSFRKGERVKIPTPITIADGAQTPMVGAITFEIIKALVDDIHTVTDAQLIAAMRFYAERMKMVIEPTGCLSLAAAIQAAPSLKGQRVGVIISGGNVDLARFAQLLATLP, encoded by the coding sequence ATGCCGCAAGCTTTGCCTACCTTTGACGATGTAATCGCTGCCGCTGCGCGGCTAGAAGGCATTGCGCACAAGACACCTGTTTTGCAGTCCAGTACCCTGAATGAACAGCTACAAGCCAAGGTTTTCATCAAATGTGAAAACTTTCAGCGCATGGGGGCCTTCAAGTTTCGAGGGGGCTTCAATGCTTTGGCCAAACTCAACGAGGTGCAGCGCAAAGCCGGCGTGGTGGCTTATTCCTCAGGCAATCATGCCCAAGCGGTGGCCTTGTCTGCCCGTATCCTGAACATCCCAGCCACCATCTTCATGCCGCATGATGCGTCGCCTGCCAAGCTGGCGGCCACCCAAGGCTATGGCGCTACGGTCATTGGTTACGATCGCTATTCAGAAGATGCCAGCGCCAAAGCAATGCAATTGGCACAAGAAAAAGGCCTCACCTTCATTCCACCCTTTGACCACGCCGATGTGTTGGCAGGGCAGGGCACGGCAGCCTTGGAGTTGTTTGACGAAGTGGGCGAGCTCGATGCTTTGTTTGTGTGCCTAGGGGGCGGTGGCTTGCTCAGTGGCAGCGCCTTGGCGACCAGAGCGCGCTCACCCTTGTGCAAAATTTACGGTGTCGAACCCGAGGCAGGCAATGACACCCAACAATCTTTTCGCAAAGGTGAGCGCGTCAAAATTCCAACGCCGATCACCATTGCGGATGGCGCTCAAACCCCGATGGTGGGCGCCATCACCTTTGAAATCATCAAAGCCTTGGTCGATGACATTCACACAGTGACCGATGCGCAGTTGATTGCGGCCATGCGCTTTTATGCAGAGCGCATGAAGATGGTGATCGAGCCCACTGGCTGTTTGTCTTTGGCTGCCGCCATTCAGGCGGCACCCTCCTTGAAAGGTCAGCGCGTGGGCGTCATCATCAGTGGCGGCAATGTGGACCTGGCCCGATTTGCACAGTTACTGGCAACACTCCCATGA
- a CDS encoding formylglycine-generating enzyme family protein, producing MTWGMSLLAQAQSTPTASPLVSVNSVGMKFVRIPAGEFMMGSNETVASLQADFPQLEVKRLDELSDEMPLHLVKISRAFDLGQTEVTRAQFEQFLNLSGYVPESVRDKTGGYGYSVQHDRNRPEKADAFAGRDPAYSWKTPGFEQANDHPVVNITWHDAMAMAKWLSQKEGVTYRLPTEAEWEYACKAGTQTRFPHGNDPQTLTKWANLFDAAATPHWQRWQDKALPGNDGHAFTSPVASYPPNAFGLYDMVGNAWEWVSDHYAENYYKTSPAIDPQGPDAGHLKVRRGGSWHTWPIYARCSYRNINAPDSRYTLLGMRLLREVAP from the coding sequence ATGACATGGGGCATGTCACTGCTGGCGCAGGCGCAGTCCACCCCAACTGCGTCACCCCTTGTCAGTGTCAATTCAGTGGGCATGAAATTCGTGCGCATTCCTGCTGGCGAATTCATGATGGGCAGCAACGAGACCGTGGCGTCCTTGCAAGCTGACTTTCCTCAGTTGGAAGTCAAACGACTCGACGAGCTGTCGGATGAGATGCCTTTGCACCTCGTCAAAATTTCTCGTGCATTTGACCTCGGCCAAACAGAAGTCACACGGGCTCAGTTTGAACAGTTTTTGAACCTGTCTGGGTACGTGCCCGAATCTGTTCGCGACAAAACCGGTGGCTATGGTTACAGCGTCCAGCACGATCGCAACCGACCCGAAAAAGCCGATGCGTTTGCAGGCAGAGACCCGGCCTACAGTTGGAAAACGCCAGGCTTTGAACAAGCCAACGACCACCCCGTAGTCAACATCACTTGGCACGATGCCATGGCCATGGCCAAGTGGCTTTCGCAAAAAGAAGGCGTGACGTATCGACTGCCTACCGAGGCCGAATGGGAGTACGCCTGTAAAGCTGGAACGCAGACGCGTTTTCCACATGGCAATGATCCGCAAACCTTGACGAAGTGGGCCAATCTGTTTGACGCAGCGGCTACCCCGCATTGGCAGCGCTGGCAAGACAAAGCTTTGCCAGGCAACGACGGCCATGCCTTCACCTCACCAGTGGCCAGTTACCCGCCCAATGCCTTTGGTTTGTACGACATGGTCGGCAATGCCTGGGAATGGGTGAGCGACCATTACGCAGAAAATTACTACAAGACCTCACCTGCCATCGACCCGCAAGGCCCCGACGCGGGTCATCTCAAAGTTCGAAGAGGTGGGTCTTGGCACACATGGCCCATTTATGCGCGTTGCAGTTATCGCAACATCAATGCGCCAGACAGCCGCTACACATTGCTGGGCATGCGACTCTTGCGTGAAGTGGCGCCTTAA
- a CDS encoding polyprenyl synthetase family protein, translated as MAKVDEVIADRLSSGVPLVGQVAQYIISAGGKRLRPVILLLTSGALNYQEHHKYSLAAVVEFIHTATLLHDDVVDESTLRRGRPTANERFGNPASVLVGDFLYSRAFQMMVDVGSMRIMQVLADATNVIAEGEVLQLMNMHDASLDEEAYLRVIRSKTAKLFEASSRLAAILAQTSPQLEEACAEYGQALGTAFQVIDDVLDYEGNAAEMGKNLGDDLREGKATLPLILAMQRGTPAQKELVQKAIETGSVDQLSQVIAIVRETGALDGSRQAAMSEAQRAINAAQQLPDGPYKEALIGLASQLLVRRT; from the coding sequence ATGGCCAAGGTCGATGAGGTCATTGCCGACCGCCTGAGCTCCGGTGTGCCATTGGTAGGTCAAGTGGCTCAGTACATTATTTCGGCTGGCGGCAAGCGATTGCGCCCAGTCATTTTGCTGCTCACGAGCGGCGCCTTGAATTACCAAGAACACCATAAGTACAGCCTGGCAGCCGTGGTGGAGTTCATCCATACCGCCACCTTGCTCCATGACGATGTGGTGGACGAGTCCACCCTGCGCCGCGGCAGGCCCACGGCCAATGAGCGCTTTGGCAACCCCGCCAGCGTGCTGGTGGGCGACTTTTTGTATTCGCGCGCCTTTCAAATGATGGTCGATGTCGGCAGCATGCGCATCATGCAAGTCTTGGCCGATGCCACCAATGTGATTGCGGAGGGCGAAGTGCTGCAATTGATGAACATGCACGACGCCTCCTTGGACGAAGAAGCCTATTTGCGCGTGATTCGCTCTAAAACCGCCAAATTGTTTGAAGCCAGCTCGCGCTTGGCCGCCATCTTGGCCCAAACATCGCCTCAACTCGAAGAGGCCTGTGCTGAATATGGCCAAGCCCTTGGCACCGCATTCCAAGTCATCGACGATGTGCTGGACTACGAGGGCAACGCGGCTGAAATGGGCAAGAACTTGGGCGATGACCTGCGGGAAGGCAAAGCCACTCTGCCCTTGATTTTGGCCATGCAACGCGGCACACCTGCTCAAAAAGAGTTGGTTCAAAAAGCCATTGAAACCGGCTCTGTGGACCAGTTGAGCCAAGTGATTGCCATTGTTCGCGAGACAGGCGCCTTGGATGGCAGCCGCCAAGCCGCCATGTCAGAAGCGCAGCGCGCCATCAACGCCGCACAACAATTGCCTGACGGCCCGTACAAAGAAGCCTTGATCGGGCTAGCGTCCCAACTGCTGGTGCGCCGAACCTGA
- the rplU gene encoding 50S ribosomal protein L21, translating into MYAVIKTGGKQYRVAAGEKIKVEQIAADVGQEIVIDQVLAVGNGADLKVGTPLVSGATVKATVLAHGKHDKVHIFKMRRRKHYQKRQGHRQQYTELQIGAIAG; encoded by the coding sequence ATGTACGCGGTCATAAAAACCGGCGGCAAACAGTATCGTGTTGCTGCTGGCGAAAAAATTAAAGTAGAACAGATTGCTGCGGACGTGGGCCAGGAAATCGTGATCGACCAGGTTCTGGCAGTCGGCAACGGCGCAGATCTGAAGGTTGGCACGCCCCTGGTGTCCGGCGCCACTGTTAAAGCCACTGTGTTGGCACACGGCAAGCACGACAAAGTGCACATCTTCAAGATGCGCCGTCGCAAGCACTATCAAAAACGTCAAGGTCACCGTCAGCAGTACACAGAACTGCAAATCGGTGCGATTGCAGGCTAA
- the rpmA gene encoding 50S ribosomal protein L27, which produces MAQKKGGGSTRNGRDSKPKMLGVKAFGGELISAGSIIVRQRGTKFHAGTNVGVGKDHTLFALVDGHVSFGTKGALNKQMVNVTAA; this is translated from the coding sequence ATGGCACAGAAAAAAGGCGGCGGCTCTACGCGAAACGGGCGCGATTCAAAGCCCAAAATGCTCGGCGTGAAAGCTTTCGGTGGTGAACTCATCAGCGCAGGCTCTATCATTGTTCGTCAACGTGGCACCAAGTTCCATGCTGGCACCAATGTTGGCGTGGGCAAAGACCACACATTGTTCGCTTTGGTTGACGGCCACGTGTCGTTCGGCACAAAGGGTGCTCTGAACAAGCAAATGGTGAATGTGACTGCTGCCTAA
- the cgtA gene encoding Obg family GTPase CgtA, with product MKFVDEAYIDIAAGDGGNGCVSFRHEKYKEFGGPNGGDGGRGGHVFAVADPNLNTLVDYRYSRRHEAKRGQHGMGSDMFGAMGDDVTLKMPVGTIITDAETGEVLYELLKPGEVIMIAKGGDGGFGNMRFKSAINRAPRQKTPGWPGEKKELKLELKVLADVGLLGMPNAGKSTLIAAISNARPKIADYPFTTLHPNLGVVRVGPEQSFVVADVPGLIEGASDGAGLGHLFLRHLQRTRLLLHIIDFAPFDEAVDPVAQAKAIVGELKKYDKALYDKPRWLVLNKLDMVPEDEREARVKDFIKRFKYKGPVFEISALTREGCEPLIKTIFQHIKAQQVQEQEPVYVDPRFVEEPPKD from the coding sequence ATGAAATTTGTTGACGAAGCCTACATTGACATCGCCGCGGGCGATGGCGGGAACGGCTGCGTCTCGTTCCGGCACGAGAAGTACAAAGAGTTTGGCGGCCCCAATGGCGGCGACGGTGGCCGCGGTGGTCACGTCTTCGCTGTGGCCGACCCCAACCTCAACACCTTGGTGGACTACCGTTACTCACGCCGTCATGAGGCCAAGCGTGGCCAACACGGCATGGGCTCCGACATGTTCGGTGCCATGGGTGACGATGTCACTTTGAAAATGCCTGTGGGCACCATCATCACTGACGCCGAAACCGGCGAGGTGTTGTATGAGTTGCTCAAGCCGGGCGAGGTCATCATGATTGCCAAAGGCGGCGATGGTGGATTTGGCAACATGCGCTTTAAGAGCGCCATCAACCGCGCACCACGGCAAAAAACACCTGGCTGGCCCGGTGAGAAAAAAGAACTGAAGCTCGAATTGAAGGTGCTGGCCGATGTCGGTTTGTTGGGCATGCCCAATGCGGGCAAGTCCACGCTGATTGCCGCTATCTCCAATGCGCGCCCCAAAATTGCCGACTATCCCTTTACCACCTTGCATCCTAATTTAGGTGTGGTCCGTGTGGGCCCCGAGCAAAGCTTTGTGGTGGCCGATGTACCAGGCCTCATTGAAGGCGCATCCGATGGCGCAGGATTGGGCCATTTGTTCTTACGCCATTTGCAGCGCACGCGTTTGCTCTTGCACATCATTGACTTTGCACCGTTTGACGAAGCCGTCGATCCAGTAGCGCAGGCCAAAGCCATTGTGGGCGAACTCAAGAAATACGACAAAGCCTTGTATGACAAACCACGTTGGTTGGTGCTCAACAAGCTGGACATGGTGCCTGAAGATGAGCGCGAAGCCCGCGTCAAAGATTTCATCAAGCGCTTCAAATACAAAGGACCTGTGTTTGAAATTTCTGCGCTCACCCGTGAAGGTTGTGAGCCTTTGATCAAGACCATTTTCCAGCACATCAAAGCCCAACAGGTGCAAGAGCAAGAGCCGGTTTATGTGGACCCGCGCTTTGTGGAAGAGCCTCCCAAGGATTGA
- the proB gene encoding glutamate 5-kinase: protein MSQPFSSTVLRDACRIVVKVGSSLVTNEGRGLDEAAIGEWCRQMALLAQDGREVIMVSSGAIAEGMKRLGWATRPQEIHALQAAAAVGQMGLAQMYETKLRQNGLGSAQVLLTHADLADRERYLNARSTLLTLLQHKVLPVINENDTVVNDEIKFGDNDTLGALVANLVEADALVILTDQKGLYTADPRKNPAAEFVHEARAGDPALEAMAGGVGSSIGSGGMITKILAAKRAAGSGASTVIAWGREPDALIRLCKGEAIGTLLVAQTQKQQARKQWMADHLQLRGAVTVDPGAASKLQAEGKSLLAIGMTQVEGDFSRGDVIAIRDVSGLEIARGLANYASAEARLICRKPSSEFEGLLGYIAEPEFVHRDNLILTR from the coding sequence ATGAGTCAACCCTTCTCGTCCACCGTTCTGCGCGATGCGTGCCGCATCGTGGTGAAGGTTGGCTCCAGCTTGGTCACCAATGAAGGCCGCGGTCTTGATGAAGCCGCCATTGGCGAATGGTGCCGGCAAATGGCTTTGCTGGCGCAAGATGGCCGGGAAGTCATCATGGTTTCAAGTGGTGCCATTGCCGAAGGCATGAAGCGTTTGGGATGGGCCACTCGCCCGCAAGAAATTCATGCCTTGCAAGCTGCTGCGGCAGTGGGGCAAATGGGTTTGGCCCAAATGTACGAAACCAAATTGCGTCAAAACGGTTTAGGCAGTGCGCAGGTTTTGCTCACGCATGCCGACCTGGCCGATCGCGAACGTTATTTGAACGCCCGTTCCACCTTGCTCACATTGCTGCAACACAAAGTGCTGCCTGTGATCAACGAAAACGACACGGTGGTCAACGATGAAATCAAGTTTGGCGACAACGACACTTTGGGTGCACTGGTGGCCAACTTGGTCGAAGCCGATGCCTTGGTCATCCTGACCGATCAAAAAGGTTTGTACACCGCCGATCCTCGCAAAAATCCTGCGGCTGAATTTGTGCACGAAGCGCGTGCGGGTGACCCAGCGCTAGAGGCCATGGCCGGTGGTGTGGGCTCCAGCATTGGCAGTGGCGGCATGATCACCAAAATTTTAGCGGCCAAGCGTGCTGCGGGTTCCGGCGCATCGACCGTCATTGCATGGGGTCGTGAACCCGATGCGCTGATTCGCTTGTGCAAAGGCGAAGCCATTGGCACTTTGCTGGTGGCGCAAACCCAAAAGCAGCAAGCGCGCAAACAATGGATGGCCGACCACTTGCAATTGCGCGGAGCTGTCACTGTCGATCCAGGCGCTGCCTCTAAATTGCAGGCAGAAGGCAAAAGCTTATTGGCCATTGGCATGACCCAGGTGGAAGGTGATTTTTCTCGCGGCGACGTCATTGCCATTCGCGATGTGAGCGGTTTGGAAATTGCCCGTGGTTTGGCCAACTACGCCAGTGCAGAAGCCCGCTTAATTTGCCGCAAACCCTCTAGCGAATTTGAAGGCTTGCTGGGCTACATTGCAGAGCCTGAGTTTGTTCACCGTGACAATCTGATCTTGACGCGCTAA
- a CDS encoding RNA pyrophosphohydrolase — MLDREGFRPNVGIILLNQKNQVFWGKRIRTHSWQFPQGGIDRGESPEQAMFRELHEEVGLLPEHVRIVARTRDWLRYEVPDRFIRRDARGHYKGQKQIWYLLQLVEPDWNINLRATSHPEFDAWRWNDFWVPLDVVVEFKRGVYEMALTELSRFLPRYDNRGRSYRGPARPRQDNSEGSTSNSPKHEASLTVQFGFMQTQIRMELPPGGSFDPDPQNSLNKPPSDGQ, encoded by the coding sequence ATGCTTGACCGCGAAGGCTTTCGGCCTAACGTCGGCATCATTCTGCTCAACCAGAAAAATCAGGTGTTCTGGGGCAAGCGCATCCGGACTCACAGCTGGCAGTTTCCGCAAGGCGGCATTGATCGAGGCGAAAGCCCCGAGCAGGCCATGTTTCGAGAACTGCACGAAGAAGTGGGACTCCTGCCGGAGCATGTGCGCATCGTGGCCCGAACCCGAGATTGGTTGCGCTATGAAGTGCCGGATCGTTTCATCCGGCGCGATGCCAGGGGCCATTACAAGGGCCAAAAGCAAATTTGGTATTTACTCCAGCTGGTTGAACCCGACTGGAACATCAACTTGCGCGCCACCAGCCACCCCGAGTTTGACGCTTGGCGTTGGAATGACTTCTGGGTACCGCTCGATGTGGTGGTGGAGTTCAAACGGGGCGTCTATGAAATGGCCCTCACAGAGCTTTCCAGGTTCTTGCCACGCTACGACAACCGTGGGCGGTCTTACCGCGGCCCAGCCAGGCCCCGACAAGACAACTCAGAGGGCTCAACATCCAATTCGCCCAAGCACGAAGCGTCCTTAACGGTTCAATTTGGCTTCATGCAAACCCAAATTCGCATGGAGCTGCCACCGGGCGGCAGTTTTGACCCTGATCCCCAAAACAGCTTAAACAAACCGCCCTCAGACGGGCAATGA
- a CDS encoding proline--tRNA ligase — protein MKASQFLISTLKEAPADAEVVSHQLMMRAGMIKRLGAGIYNYMPMGLRVIRKVEAIVREEMNRAGAIEMTMPVVQPAELWQETGRFEKMGPELLRIKDRHGRDFVVQPTSEEVITDVARQELRSYKQLPKNFYQIQTKFRDERRPRFGLMRGREFIMKDAYSFDRDQVSAKQSYKIMADAYRKIFDRFGLSYRAVAADSGAIGGDLSEEFQVIAATGEDAIVYCPNSDYAANMEKAEALAPAHARPAASKPQTLTPTPGKSTCDDVAALLNVPLTTTVKSLVLATDETDDQGNIKASKVWLLLLRGDHDMNEVKVAKLPGLNAGFRFATLTEIDEHFGCKPGYLGPLNLKKPLNVVADREVAVMADWICGANQVDHHITGVNWGRDLPEPMMVADLRNVVAGDASPDGKGPLAIERGIEVGHVFYLGTKYSQAMNATFLDENGKPQFLEMGCYGIGVTRLPAAAIEQNHDAKGIIWPDAIAPFTVVICPIGADRSPDVKAASEKLYADLMAAGVDVLLDDRGERPGAMFADWELIGVPHRVTLGDRGLKEGKVEYQHRRDEAATAVAPADIAAFVLAKLGK, from the coding sequence ATGAAAGCCAGTCAATTTTTAATTTCCACCCTGAAAGAGGCGCCTGCTGATGCCGAGGTGGTCAGTCATCAACTGATGATGCGCGCCGGCATGATCAAACGCTTGGGCGCTGGCATCTACAACTACATGCCCATGGGCCTGCGCGTGATTCGCAAAGTGGAAGCCATCGTGCGCGAGGAAATGAACCGCGCTGGCGCCATTGAAATGACCATGCCTGTGGTGCAACCTGCCGAGCTATGGCAAGAGACGGGTCGCTTTGAAAAGATGGGCCCTGAGCTGCTCCGCATCAAGGACCGTCATGGCCGTGACTTTGTGGTGCAGCCCACCAGCGAAGAAGTGATCACCGATGTGGCACGTCAAGAGTTGCGCAGCTACAAGCAATTGCCCAAGAACTTCTACCAAATTCAAACCAAATTCCGTGACGAGCGCCGTCCCCGTTTTGGTTTGATGCGTGGCCGTGAGTTCATCATGAAAGATGCCTACAGCTTTGATCGCGACCAAGTGTCTGCCAAGCAAAGCTACAAGATCATGGCGGATGCTTACCGCAAAATCTTTGACCGCTTTGGTTTGAGCTACCGCGCTGTGGCCGCCGACAGCGGCGCCATTGGTGGCGATTTGAGCGAAGAGTTTCAAGTGATTGCCGCCACGGGCGAAGACGCCATCGTGTATTGCCCCAACAGCGACTACGCAGCCAACATGGAAAAGGCTGAGGCCTTGGCGCCTGCGCACGCACGGCCTGCGGCATCCAAACCTCAAACCCTCACACCCACACCGGGCAAGAGCACTTGCGACGATGTGGCGGCATTGTTGAATGTGCCTTTGACCACCACCGTCAAGTCGCTGGTTTTGGCCACTGACGAAACAGATGATCAGGGCAACATCAAGGCCTCCAAAGTTTGGTTGTTGTTGCTGCGCGGTGACCACGACATGAACGAAGTCAAAGTCGCCAAATTGCCAGGCTTGAATGCGGGCTTCCGTTTTGCCACTTTGACAGAAATTGACGAACACTTTGGCTGCAAGCCTGGTTACTTAGGCCCCTTGAATTTGAAGAAGCCCTTGAATGTGGTGGCCGACCGTGAAGTGGCCGTCATGGCCGATTGGATTTGTGGCGCCAACCAAGTCGATCACCACATCACCGGTGTGAACTGGGGCCGTGACTTGCCAGAACCCATGATGGTGGCCGACTTGCGCAACGTGGTGGCCGGCGACGCATCGCCAGATGGCAAAGGTCCTTTGGCCATCGAGCGAGGCATTGAAGTGGGTCATGTGTTTTATTTAGGCACCAAGTACAGCCAAGCCATGAACGCTACGTTCTTGGACGAAAACGGCAAACCTCAATTCTTGGAAATGGGTTGCTACGGCATTGGTGTGACGCGTTTGCCTGCGGCAGCCATTGAACAAAACCACGATGCCAAAGGCATCATTTGGCCCGACGCCATTGCGCCTTTCACCGTGGTCATTTGCCCCATTGGCGCCGACCGCAGCCCCGATGTCAAAGCAGCTTCAGAGAAGCTCTATGCCGACCTGATGGCTGCGGGTGTGGATGTGCTGTTGGACGATCGCGGCGAGCGCCCAGGCGCCATGTTTGCCGACTGGGAACTGATCGGTGTACCGCACCGCGTCACCCTGGGCGACCGTGGCTTGAAAGAAGGCAAAGTGGAATACCAACATCGCCGCGATGAAGCCGCCACCGCTGTGGCGCCTGCCGACATTGCCGCGTTTGTCTTGGCCAAACTCGGCAAGTGA
- a CDS encoding lytic transglycosylase domain-containing protein produces MNLHRRKSLRQVLQASIAAQTLQWVGWMTLLMPLAKAGNQAEEVLSDSVRTALSQAVQQSGPPDPVLPTAQAKQQFNAWRSATSRILSKWMDHPDDRQEFLNTLWYEARRAGLSLSLVLGLIEVESAFRKYAISSAGARGFMQVMPFWVRSIGDGNESALFHTQTQLRFGCVILRHMLERENGNLFFALGRYNGSRGQAAYPQAVLAAQKKWLQPVD; encoded by the coding sequence ATGAATTTGCACAGACGCAAATCCTTGCGCCAAGTTTTACAGGCAAGTATTGCCGCACAAACCCTTCAATGGGTGGGTTGGATGACCCTGCTGATGCCTTTGGCCAAAGCGGGTAATCAAGCGGAAGAGGTGCTTTCAGATTCTGTTCGGACTGCCCTCAGTCAAGCTGTTCAGCAAAGTGGACCGCCCGATCCCGTTCTGCCGACTGCACAGGCGAAGCAGCAGTTCAATGCATGGCGCAGTGCTACGTCGCGAATTCTGAGCAAATGGATGGACCATCCAGACGATCGGCAAGAATTTCTCAACACCCTTTGGTATGAAGCGCGCCGGGCTGGCTTGTCTTTGTCTTTGGTGTTGGGACTGATTGAGGTGGAAAGCGCGTTCAGAAAATACGCCATTTCCAGCGCAGGTGCCAGGGGGTTCATGCAGGTGATGCCCTTTTGGGTGCGCAGCATCGGCGATGGCAACGAAAGTGCCTTGTTTCACACGCAAACCCAACTTCGCTTTGGCTGTGTCATCTTGCGCCACATGTTGGAACGAGAAAACGGCAATTTGTTTTTCGCTTTAGGTCGTTACAACGGCAGCCGGGGACAAGCTGCTTATCCTCAAGCGGTTTTGGCTGCACAAAAAAAATGGCTTCAACCGGTAGATTGA
- the grxD gene encoding Grx4 family monothiol glutaredoxin — translation MSDTQARIDDLVKHNDVVLFMKGSASFPMCGFSGRAIQILKACGVDTKTVKTVNVLDDAEIRQGIKEYSNWPTIPQLYVKGEFIGGSDIMMEMYESGEMVQVLGTTPKE, via the coding sequence ATGAGCGATACACAAGCCCGCATTGATGATTTGGTCAAACACAACGACGTTGTGCTGTTCATGAAAGGCAGCGCCAGTTTCCCCATGTGCGGATTCTCCGGCCGCGCTATTCAAATTTTGAAAGCCTGCGGTGTGGACACCAAGACTGTCAAAACAGTCAACGTGCTAGACGATGCGGAAATTCGCCAAGGCATCAAGGAATACAGCAACTGGCCCACCATTCCTCAGCTTTACGTCAAAGGCGAGTTCATTGGCGGCTCCGACATCATGATGGAGATGTACGAATCTGGTGAGATGGTTCAAGTTTTGGGCACTACACCCAAAGAATAA
- the prmC gene encoding peptide chain release factor N(5)-glutamine methyltransferase has translation MNVLQCLQHAQVLGLPRLEAQLLLLHALGRPLHDRAWLLAHDTDEVQADQVDALKSYAQRRLQHEPVAYIVGQKEFFGLTLHIDKRVLDPRDDTEVLVEWALACGQSFKATRYLDLGTGSGAIALALQSQHKDAQVTAVDTSTDALNVAKHNAQNLALDVSFLQSDWFSQVTGEFDVIASNPPYIEAQDPHLAHLHHEPLEALVSGDDGLADIRNIVQNAQSHLVPGGWLLLEHGWQQAPQVRALLEAVGYKQVQSKKDLAGIERCSGGQK, from the coding sequence ATGAACGTTTTGCAATGTTTGCAACATGCGCAAGTCTTGGGCTTGCCCCGATTGGAAGCGCAGCTTTTATTGCTTCATGCTTTGGGTCGTCCACTGCATGACCGTGCTTGGCTGTTAGCCCATGACACGGACGAAGTGCAAGCGGATCAAGTGGATGCTTTGAAGTCCTATGCGCAACGCCGACTGCAGCATGAACCCGTGGCCTACATCGTGGGGCAAAAAGAATTCTTTGGCTTGACACTTCACATCGACAAGCGTGTTCTGGACCCTAGGGACGATACCGAAGTCTTGGTGGAATGGGCCTTGGCATGCGGACAATCTTTCAAGGCGACGCGCTACTTAGATTTAGGCACAGGCAGTGGCGCCATTGCACTGGCCCTTCAATCGCAGCACAAGGATGCGCAAGTGACCGCGGTGGATACCAGCACCGATGCATTGAATGTGGCGAAGCACAACGCTCAAAATTTAGCCTTGGACGTGAGTTTCCTGCAAAGTGATTGGTTCAGCCAAGTCACTGGTGAGTTTGACGTGATCGCTTCCAACCCCCCCTACATTGAAGCGCAAGACCCGCACCTGGCCCACCTGCATCACGAGCCTTTAGAGGCCCTGGTGAGCGGCGACGATGGCCTGGCAGATATTCGGAACATTGTGCAAAATGCCCAGTCGCACCTGGTGCCAGGGGGTTGGTTGCTGTTAGAACACGGGTGGCAGCAAGCACCTCAAGTTCGCGCCTTGCTTGAGGCGGTAGGTTACAAGCAAGTTCAGTCCAAAAAGGACTTGGCTGGGATCGAGCGGTGTTCTGGCGGGCAAAAATAG